The Acidimicrobiales bacterium region CCCACGTGGTGCGGAACGCTCGGGGCATCGGTGACTCCTTCAGGAAGTCGAACTGAAGGAGATGAGGTGCCTGTCAAGCGGGTGCCGCTCATCCCGATCGGCATCACGAACAGATCGTACCGAGGGGCACCGACAGCGAACGTGGGGCTAGCGGGTGTCAGGAGCCTGGCGAACTCGTGGTCGACCAGGTCGAGTCACCGCCAGGTCATGCCAGGGTGGCGGGAGCAACGGCGAGGCCTTCCGCAGCGGCGCCGGCGTGAAGGCGCTTGTCCCACACCGCCAAGGTGAGATCCGTGGTGCCGAGCGCACACGCGCTGGCGAGGTGAACGGCATCAGCTCCGCGGAGCTGATGGGTTGCTGCGAGCGAACCGGCGACACGCTCGACATCGGCGGACAACTCGACGGGACGCATCGATGCCCAGAACCGCTGCCAGTCAGCCCCAGCCGCGGATGCTTCGGACGCGGTCAGATCGTGGTTGCGTGCGGCCGCTGCGAGCGCTGCGCACACCTCGGGATGGGCAAGTCGACTGGACAGGGCGACATCGCACCCGTTCCACAACGCCGCGGCGATGT contains the following coding sequences:
- a CDS encoding type II toxin-antitoxin system VapC family toxin — encoded protein: MALVYFDSSALVKLVVDEVGSDIAAALWNGCDVALSSRLAHPEVCAALAAAARNHDLTASEASAAGADWQRFWASMRPVELSADVERVAGSLAATHQLRGADAVHLASACALGTTDLTLAVWDKRLHAGAAAEGLAVAPATLA